One stretch of Prunus persica cultivar Lovell chromosome G1, Prunus_persica_NCBIv2, whole genome shotgun sequence DNA includes these proteins:
- the LOC18789025 gene encoding uncharacterized protein LOC18789025 yields the protein MPIYLSSLHRMDEEEICFFNKDTVVIKAPKKSPLILRMVVLLFAMVCGVYICLVCLKQINTHTKTKFLNIIAINHQNQINQSCQVPDLEKSEIGYVHYPKPQTFKRKECACNPVRYFAILSMQRSGSGWFETLLNSHINVSSNGEIFSVRDRRLNVSSILKNMDKVYNLDWFSSASKNECNAAVGFKWMLNQGLMENHEEILKYFKKKGVSAIFLFRRNLLRRMISVLANSYDKDAKPLNGTHKSHVHSPLEAEILAKYKPKINATLLIRDLAQDEEAAAKAVEYFNATRHIVVYYEDVLNNRTKLNEVQDFLRLPHRELKSRQVKIHTTPLSNQVENWETVEKTLKGTSYETFLHADYQLHSSPQSALIHFT from the exons ATGCCGAtttatctttcttctcttcacagaatggatgaagaagaaatctgTTTCTTCAACAAG GATACAGTTGTCATCAAAGCTCCCAAGAAATCTCCACTGATACTGAGGATGGTAGTTCTACTTTTTGCAATGGTTTGTGGAGTTTACATTTGCTTAGTTTGTTTGAAGCAAATAAACACTCACACCAAGACCAAATTCTTGAACATCATAGCCATTAATcaccaaaaccaaattaatcAATCTTGTCAAGTTCCTGATCTTGAGAAATCCGAAATCGGCTATGTTCATTACCCAAAACCTCAAACATTCAAAAG GAAGGAATGTGCCTGCAATCCAGTACGGTACTTTGCCATATTGTCAATGCAGAGATCTGGGAGTGGATGGTTTGAAACGTTGTTGAATAGTCACATTAATGTAAGTTCAAATGGGGAAATATTTTCGGTCCGGGATAGGAGGCTTAATGTATCTTCAATCTTGAAGAACATGGATAAAGTTTATAATCTGGACTGGTTTAGTAGTGCTTCCAAGAATGAGTGTAATGCTGCTGTGGGATTCAAATGGATGCTTAATCAG GGTTTGATGGAGAATCATGAAGAGATATTGAAGTACTTCAAGAAAAAAGGAGTGTCTGCAATATTCCTCTTCAGAAGGAACTTGCTCCGCAGAATGATTTCTGTACTTGCAAATTCCTATGATAAAGATGCTAAGCCACTCAATGGGACGCACAAGTCTCATGTCCATTCTCCATTGGAG GCTGAAATACTAGCAAAATACAAACCCAAGATAAATGCGACATTACTAATTCGAGATCTTGCTCAAGATGAAGAGGCAGCTGCCAAAGCTGTAGAATACTTCAACGCCACTCGCCATATTGTTGTTTACTACGAGGACGTTCTCAACAACCGCACT aAACTTAATGAGGTTCAAGACTTCCTTAGGTTGCCCCACAGAGAGCTCAAGAGCCGTCAGGTTAAGATCCATACGACGCCGTTATCAAACCAAGTTGAGAACTGGGAAACTGTTGAGAAAACACTCAAAGGCACATCGTACGAGACTTTCCTCCATGCAGACTATCAACTGCATTCTTCACCACAATCTGCACTAATTCATTTCACTTGA
- the LOC18791100 gene encoding uncharacterized protein LOC18791100 isoform X2, with protein MGSTTPSVGFLDTLRMERVRTILTHTYPYPHEHSRHAVIAVVVGCLFFISSDNINSLVEKLDNNIKWWSMYACLLGFFYFFSSPFIGKTIKPSYSNFSRWYIAWILVAAVYHLPSFQSMGVDMRMNLSLGFNVYVTSVLFLLFFHIIFLGLWYVGLVSRVAGKRPAILTILQNCAVLSVACCVFYSHCGNRAILRDRPLERKNSWFSFWKNDDRNTWLSKFLRMNELKDQVCSSWFAPVGSASDYPLLSKWVIYGELACNGSCAGSSDEISPLYSLWATFIGLYIANYVVERSTGWALTHPVEGYEKSKEKQMKPDFLDMVPWYSGTSADLFKTVFDLLVSVTVFVGRFDMRMMQAAMDKVHDGAQQKDVLYDNFVGKDDLWFDFMADTGDGGNSSYTVARLIAQPSININRDDSMLHLPRGDLLLIGGDLAYPNPSAFTYERRLFCPFEYALQPPPWSKQEHIAVDKPELPCGVSELKQYDGPQCFVIPGNHDWFDGLHTFMRYICHKSWLGGWFMPQKKSYFALQLPQRWWVFGFDLALHGDIDVYQFKFFTELVKNKVRDDDSVIIMTHEPNWLLDWYWNDVSGKNVAHLICDYLKGRCKLRVAGDLHHYMRHSFVKTEDPVHVQHLLVNGCGGAFLHPTHTFSNFKKFYGASYESKAAYPSFEDSSRIALGNILKFRKKNWQFDFIGGIIYFLLVFSMFPQCKLDHILRDDSFSGHMGSFFGTVWNAFVYMLGQSYVSVAGAVVLLIVAIIFVPSKVSRKKRLMIGVLHVSAHLAAALILMLLLELGVEMCIQHKLLGTSGYHTLYQWYRSVESEHFPDPTGLRARIEQWTFGLYPACIKYFMSAFDVPEVMAVTRNNICKNGMESLSRAGAIIYYASVFLYFWVFSTPVVSLVFGSYLYICINWLHIHFDEAFSSLRIANYKSFTRFHIGSNGDLDVYTLAVDKVPKEWKLDPEWDSEDRKPRQPQQMSHHRKFPSKWSAAAAQQDPLNTVKIVDHFVIRQTDKTVNGASDGSVIS; from the exons GTATATAGCCTGGATTTTAGTGGCGGCTGTCTATCATCTTCCTAGTTTTCAATCAATGGGAGTTGATATGAGGATGAATCTGTCTTTGGGTTTTAATGTATATGTCACTTctgttctctttcttcttttcttccacattATATTTCTTGGCCTTTGGTACGTTGGTCTTGTGTCACGTGTGGCTGGAAAGAGGCCAGCAATTTTGACCATTCTCCAAAATTGTGCT GTTCTTAGTGTGGCCTGCTGTGTGTTTTATAGTCATTGTGGCAACCGTGCTATTTTGAGAGATAGACCACTGGAACGAAAAAACTCTTGGTTTAGTTTCTGGAAGAACGATGATAGGAACACATGGCTTTCAAAATTCCTCCGAATGAATGAGTTGAAAGATCAGGTCTGCTCATCTTGGTTTGCTCCAGTTGGGTCTGCGAGTGATTATCCACTTTTGTCCAAGTGGGTCATTTATGGTGAG tTAGCATGCAATGGTTCATGTGCTGGTTCATCGGATGAAATCTCCCCATTATACTCATTATGGGCCACATTCATAGGCCTCTACATTGCTAATTATGTAGTGGAAAGGTCAACAGG GTGGGCTCTTACTCACCCAGTCGAAGGATATGAGAAGTCGAAGGAGAAGCAAATGAAGCCTGATTTTTTGGATATGGTTCCTTGGTATTCAGG AACATCAGCTGATTTATTCAAGACTGTCTTTGATCTCCTGGTATCAGTAACTGTCTTTGTTGGCCGCTTTGACATGCGTATGATGCAG GCAGCAATGGACAAGGTCCATGATGGAGCTCAACAAAAGGATGTTTTATATGATAATTTTGTTGGGAAGGATGATCTGTGGTTTGACTTTATGGCTGATACTGGCGATGGTGGAAACTCATCTTATACTGTGGCTCGGCTCATTGCTCAACCTTCCATTAACATCAACCGAGATGATTCTATGCTGCACTTACCACGTGGCGACTTACTCCTGATTGGAGGGGATCTTGC GTATCCTAATCCATCAGCATTCACTTATGAAAGGCGTCTATTTTGCCCTTTTGAGTATGCTCTCCAGCCCCCTCCATGGTCTAAACAAGAGCATATAGCTGTAGATAAGCCTGAGCTACCTTGTGGTGTGTCTGAACTGAAGCAATATGATGGACCTCAGTGTTTTGTCATTCCTGGCAACCACG ATTGGTTTGATGGACTTCATACATTCATGAGGTATATATGCCATAAAAGCTGGTTGGGTGGGTGGTTTATGCCTCAAAAGAAGAGTTATTTCGCTCTGCAACTCCCACAAAGATGGTGGGTATTTGGTTTTGATCTCGCACTCCACGGTGATATTGATGTGTACCAATTCAAATTCTTTACAGAACTAGTAAAGAACAAG GTCAGAGATGATGACTCTGTAATTATCATGACACACGAACCAAACTGGCTTCTTGATTGGTACTGGAATGATGTTTCTGGAAAGAATGTTGCGCACCTGATATGCGATTATCTAAAAGGGAGATGTAAGCTTCGAGTGGCTGGAGATTTGCATCATTATATGCGTCATTCATTTGTTAAAACGGAGGACCCAGTTCATGTGCAACATTTACTTGTAAATGGTTGTGGTGGGGCTTTTCTACATCCCACCCACACCTTTAgtaattttaagaaattttatgGAGCTTCTTATGAGAGCAAAGCTGCTTATCCTTCATTTGAAGATTCAAGCAGG ATTGCTTTAGGAAATATTTTAAAGTTTCGAAAGAAGAACTggcaatttgattttattggtgGCATTATATACTTCCTATTGGTCTTTTCTATGTTTCCACAG tgTAAGCTTGATCATATCCTGCGAGATGATTCATTTTCTGGCCACATGGGGTCTTTCTTTGGAACAGTGTGGAATGCTTTTGTATACATGCTGGGGCAGTCTTATGTATCTGTAGCAGGTGCTGTGGTATTGCTAATTGTAGCAATTATATTTGTCCCCTCTAAAGTGTCTCGGAAGAAACGATTGATGATTGGAGTTCTTCATGTGTCTGCACACCTGGCTGCAGCACTGATTCTTATGTTACTGTTGGAACTGGGTGTTGAGATGTGTATCCAGCATAAACTACTGGGAACTTCAG gcTATCATACTTTATATCAGTGGTACCGATCGGTGGAGAGTGAGCACTTTCCAGATCCAACTGGCCTTCGAGCTCGAATAGAACAATGGACTTTTGGCCTTTATCCAGCATGCATCAAGTATTTCATGTCTGCATTTGATGTTCCAGAG GTTATGGCTGTCACCCGAAACAATATATGCAAGAATGGGATGGAATCACTATCTAGAGCGGGTGCCATAATCTATTATGCTTCCGTCTTCCTTTATTTCTGGGTGTTCTCAACTCCTGTAGTTTCTTTAGTATTTGGAAGTTACTTATATATCTGCATTAACTGGCTTCACATACACTTTGATGAAGCCTTCTCCTCCCTCCGAATTGCTAATTACAAGTCATTCACCCGATTCCACATCGGAAGTAACGGTGATCTTGACGTCTACACTCTTGCAGTTGATAAG GTCCCCAAAGAGTGGAAGCTAGACCCTGAATGGGATAGCGAGGATAGGAAGCCAAGACAGCCACAACAAATGAGCCACCATAGAAAGTTTCCTAGCAAGTGGAGTGCAGCTGCTGCTCAACAGGATCCGTTAAATACCGTTAAAATTGTTGATCACTTTGTTATTCGACAAACAGATAAAACTGTTAATGGAGCAAGCGATGGATCAGTAATCAGCTGA
- the LOC18791100 gene encoding uncharacterized protein LOC18791100 isoform X1 produces the protein MGSTTPSVGFLDTLRMERVRTILTHTYPYPHEHSRHAVIAVVVGCLFFISSDNINSLVEKLDNNIKWWSMYACLLGFFYFFSSPFIGKTIKPSYSNFSRWYIAWILVAAVYHLPSFQSMGVDMRMNLSLGFNVYVTSVLFLLFFHIIFLGLWYVGLVSRVAGKRPAILTILQNCAVLSVACCVFYSHCGNRAILRDRPLERKNSWFSFWKNDDRNTWLSKFLRMNELKDQVCSSWFAPVGSASDYPLLSKWVIYGEVQLACNGSCAGSSDEISPLYSLWATFIGLYIANYVVERSTGWALTHPVEGYEKSKEKQMKPDFLDMVPWYSGTSADLFKTVFDLLVSVTVFVGRFDMRMMQAAMDKVHDGAQQKDVLYDNFVGKDDLWFDFMADTGDGGNSSYTVARLIAQPSININRDDSMLHLPRGDLLLIGGDLAYPNPSAFTYERRLFCPFEYALQPPPWSKQEHIAVDKPELPCGVSELKQYDGPQCFVIPGNHDWFDGLHTFMRYICHKSWLGGWFMPQKKSYFALQLPQRWWVFGFDLALHGDIDVYQFKFFTELVKNKVRDDDSVIIMTHEPNWLLDWYWNDVSGKNVAHLICDYLKGRCKLRVAGDLHHYMRHSFVKTEDPVHVQHLLVNGCGGAFLHPTHTFSNFKKFYGASYESKAAYPSFEDSSRIALGNILKFRKKNWQFDFIGGIIYFLLVFSMFPQCKLDHILRDDSFSGHMGSFFGTVWNAFVYMLGQSYVSVAGAVVLLIVAIIFVPSKVSRKKRLMIGVLHVSAHLAAALILMLLLELGVEMCIQHKLLGTSGYHTLYQWYRSVESEHFPDPTGLRARIEQWTFGLYPACIKYFMSAFDVPEVMAVTRNNICKNGMESLSRAGAIIYYASVFLYFWVFSTPVVSLVFGSYLYICINWLHIHFDEAFSSLRIANYKSFTRFHIGSNGDLDVYTLAVDKVPKEWKLDPEWDSEDRKPRQPQQMSHHRKFPSKWSAAAAQQDPLNTVKIVDHFVIRQTDKTVNGASDGSVIS, from the exons GTATATAGCCTGGATTTTAGTGGCGGCTGTCTATCATCTTCCTAGTTTTCAATCAATGGGAGTTGATATGAGGATGAATCTGTCTTTGGGTTTTAATGTATATGTCACTTctgttctctttcttcttttcttccacattATATTTCTTGGCCTTTGGTACGTTGGTCTTGTGTCACGTGTGGCTGGAAAGAGGCCAGCAATTTTGACCATTCTCCAAAATTGTGCT GTTCTTAGTGTGGCCTGCTGTGTGTTTTATAGTCATTGTGGCAACCGTGCTATTTTGAGAGATAGACCACTGGAACGAAAAAACTCTTGGTTTAGTTTCTGGAAGAACGATGATAGGAACACATGGCTTTCAAAATTCCTCCGAATGAATGAGTTGAAAGATCAGGTCTGCTCATCTTGGTTTGCTCCAGTTGGGTCTGCGAGTGATTATCCACTTTTGTCCAAGTGGGTCATTTATGGTGAGGTACAG tTAGCATGCAATGGTTCATGTGCTGGTTCATCGGATGAAATCTCCCCATTATACTCATTATGGGCCACATTCATAGGCCTCTACATTGCTAATTATGTAGTGGAAAGGTCAACAGG GTGGGCTCTTACTCACCCAGTCGAAGGATATGAGAAGTCGAAGGAGAAGCAAATGAAGCCTGATTTTTTGGATATGGTTCCTTGGTATTCAGG AACATCAGCTGATTTATTCAAGACTGTCTTTGATCTCCTGGTATCAGTAACTGTCTTTGTTGGCCGCTTTGACATGCGTATGATGCAG GCAGCAATGGACAAGGTCCATGATGGAGCTCAACAAAAGGATGTTTTATATGATAATTTTGTTGGGAAGGATGATCTGTGGTTTGACTTTATGGCTGATACTGGCGATGGTGGAAACTCATCTTATACTGTGGCTCGGCTCATTGCTCAACCTTCCATTAACATCAACCGAGATGATTCTATGCTGCACTTACCACGTGGCGACTTACTCCTGATTGGAGGGGATCTTGC GTATCCTAATCCATCAGCATTCACTTATGAAAGGCGTCTATTTTGCCCTTTTGAGTATGCTCTCCAGCCCCCTCCATGGTCTAAACAAGAGCATATAGCTGTAGATAAGCCTGAGCTACCTTGTGGTGTGTCTGAACTGAAGCAATATGATGGACCTCAGTGTTTTGTCATTCCTGGCAACCACG ATTGGTTTGATGGACTTCATACATTCATGAGGTATATATGCCATAAAAGCTGGTTGGGTGGGTGGTTTATGCCTCAAAAGAAGAGTTATTTCGCTCTGCAACTCCCACAAAGATGGTGGGTATTTGGTTTTGATCTCGCACTCCACGGTGATATTGATGTGTACCAATTCAAATTCTTTACAGAACTAGTAAAGAACAAG GTCAGAGATGATGACTCTGTAATTATCATGACACACGAACCAAACTGGCTTCTTGATTGGTACTGGAATGATGTTTCTGGAAAGAATGTTGCGCACCTGATATGCGATTATCTAAAAGGGAGATGTAAGCTTCGAGTGGCTGGAGATTTGCATCATTATATGCGTCATTCATTTGTTAAAACGGAGGACCCAGTTCATGTGCAACATTTACTTGTAAATGGTTGTGGTGGGGCTTTTCTACATCCCACCCACACCTTTAgtaattttaagaaattttatgGAGCTTCTTATGAGAGCAAAGCTGCTTATCCTTCATTTGAAGATTCAAGCAGG ATTGCTTTAGGAAATATTTTAAAGTTTCGAAAGAAGAACTggcaatttgattttattggtgGCATTATATACTTCCTATTGGTCTTTTCTATGTTTCCACAG tgTAAGCTTGATCATATCCTGCGAGATGATTCATTTTCTGGCCACATGGGGTCTTTCTTTGGAACAGTGTGGAATGCTTTTGTATACATGCTGGGGCAGTCTTATGTATCTGTAGCAGGTGCTGTGGTATTGCTAATTGTAGCAATTATATTTGTCCCCTCTAAAGTGTCTCGGAAGAAACGATTGATGATTGGAGTTCTTCATGTGTCTGCACACCTGGCTGCAGCACTGATTCTTATGTTACTGTTGGAACTGGGTGTTGAGATGTGTATCCAGCATAAACTACTGGGAACTTCAG gcTATCATACTTTATATCAGTGGTACCGATCGGTGGAGAGTGAGCACTTTCCAGATCCAACTGGCCTTCGAGCTCGAATAGAACAATGGACTTTTGGCCTTTATCCAGCATGCATCAAGTATTTCATGTCTGCATTTGATGTTCCAGAG GTTATGGCTGTCACCCGAAACAATATATGCAAGAATGGGATGGAATCACTATCTAGAGCGGGTGCCATAATCTATTATGCTTCCGTCTTCCTTTATTTCTGGGTGTTCTCAACTCCTGTAGTTTCTTTAGTATTTGGAAGTTACTTATATATCTGCATTAACTGGCTTCACATACACTTTGATGAAGCCTTCTCCTCCCTCCGAATTGCTAATTACAAGTCATTCACCCGATTCCACATCGGAAGTAACGGTGATCTTGACGTCTACACTCTTGCAGTTGATAAG GTCCCCAAAGAGTGGAAGCTAGACCCTGAATGGGATAGCGAGGATAGGAAGCCAAGACAGCCACAACAAATGAGCCACCATAGAAAGTTTCCTAGCAAGTGGAGTGCAGCTGCTGCTCAACAGGATCCGTTAAATACCGTTAAAATTGTTGATCACTTTGTTATTCGACAAACAGATAAAACTGTTAATGGAGCAAGCGATGGATCAGTAATCAGCTGA